In a single window of the Sphingosinicella microcystinivorans genome:
- a CDS encoding serine hydrolase domain-containing protein, producing MRGSLKSLFAGAVALMAQPALAQPAPTPVDPVPTTSAAAAVPIPVPGALALTKADVDAWLDGYMPYALARGAVAGAVVVVVKDGQVLTQRGYGYSDVEKRTPVDPETTMFRPGSVSKLFTWTAVMQLVQEGKLDLDTDVNAYLDFRIPPREGKPVTLRNIMTHTAGFEEQIRGLISKGKPEAPLGDLLKRWVPHRIYAPGTTPAYSNYATALAGYIVERASGMSFDDYIDQRIFAPLGMAHSSFRQPLPERLQPLMSKGYATASGEPKPYEIVGLAPAGSLAASGADMAKFMIAHLADGGPLLSPETAKLMHTTTLTILPPLNRMALGFYEQRINGQTAIAHGGDTQWFHSDLVLFPKENVGLFISMNSSGKEGVTGPIRNTLFEGFADRYFPLEHAIKAGVDEKTAAEHAKMLAGTYISSRRAESSFMKALELAGGMKIGLDGKGNLVLPFKNTGGEQSKWVETAPFVWEEVGGHGRMAAKLVDGKVDWVSIDAISAIMMLQRPAWYASPGWLTPGVLAGLAVLGLTALSWPIGAVVRRRYGAQLPLTGKDLKVFRLVRGFAAAVTVVLIGWAVTLVSMMGDFHLLGGAMDWAVYLLQIVGTIAFIGMVAVAAWNLLLVWTGRRGWFSKLWSILVLLAALVILWAAFAFHLISFGVQF from the coding sequence ATGCGAGGTTCACTGAAATCCCTTTTCGCAGGCGCCGTCGCCCTGATGGCGCAGCCCGCGCTGGCGCAGCCCGCGCCCACGCCTGTCGATCCCGTGCCCACGACGTCCGCAGCGGCCGCCGTGCCGATTCCGGTGCCGGGCGCGCTGGCGCTCACCAAGGCCGATGTCGACGCGTGGCTCGACGGCTACATGCCCTATGCGCTCGCGCGCGGCGCAGTGGCGGGCGCCGTCGTCGTCGTCGTGAAGGACGGTCAGGTCCTGACGCAGCGCGGCTACGGCTATTCGGACGTGGAGAAGCGGACGCCGGTCGATCCGGAGACGACGATGTTCCGTCCCGGCTCGGTGTCGAAGCTGTTCACGTGGACGGCGGTGATGCAGCTCGTGCAGGAGGGCAAGCTCGACCTCGACACGGACGTCAACGCCTACCTCGATTTCAGGATTCCGCCGCGCGAGGGCAAGCCCGTCACGCTGCGCAACATCATGACCCACACGGCGGGCTTCGAGGAGCAGATCCGCGGCCTGATCTCCAAGGGCAAGCCGGAAGCGCCGCTCGGCGACCTCCTGAAGCGCTGGGTGCCGCACCGGATTTACGCGCCGGGCACGACGCCGGCCTATTCCAACTACGCGACCGCGCTTGCCGGCTACATCGTCGAGCGCGCCTCCGGCATGTCGTTCGACGATTATATCGACCAGCGCATCTTCGCGCCGCTCGGCATGGCGCATTCGAGCTTCCGCCAGCCCCTGCCGGAGCGGCTCCAGCCGCTGATGTCGAAAGGCTACGCGACCGCCTCGGGCGAGCCCAAGCCCTATGAGATCGTCGGCCTCGCGCCTGCGGGCAGCCTCGCCGCGAGCGGCGCGGACATGGCGAAGTTCATGATCGCGCACCTCGCGGACGGCGGCCCGCTGCTGTCGCCCGAAACCGCGAAGCTGATGCACACGACGACGCTCACCATCCTGCCGCCGCTGAACCGCATGGCGCTCGGCTTCTACGAGCAGCGGATCAACGGCCAGACGGCGATCGCGCACGGCGGCGACACGCAGTGGTTCCATTCCGACCTCGTCCTGTTCCCGAAGGAGAACGTCGGCCTGTTCATCTCGATGAACAGCTCGGGCAAGGAAGGGGTTACGGGTCCGATCCGCAACACCCTGTTCGAAGGGTTCGCCGACCGCTACTTCCCGCTCGAGCACGCGATCAAGGCCGGCGTGGACGAAAAGACCGCGGCCGAGCACGCGAAGATGCTGGCGGGCACCTACATCAGCTCGCGGCGCGCGGAATCGAGCTTCATGAAGGCGCTCGAGCTCGCGGGCGGCATGAAGATCGGCCTCGACGGCAAGGGCAATCTCGTCCTGCCGTTCAAGAACACCGGCGGCGAGCAGTCGAAGTGGGTGGAAACCGCGCCCTTCGTCTGGGAAGAGGTCGGCGGTCACGGCCGCATGGCGGCGAAGCTCGTGGACGGCAAGGTCGACTGGGTCAGCATCGACGCCATTTCGGCGATCATGATGCTGCAGCGCCCGGCGTGGTACGCCTCGCCCGGCTGGCTGACGCCCGGCGTGCTCGCGGGCCTCGCGGTCCTCGGCCTCACCGCCCTGTCGTGGCCGATCGGCGCCGTCGTGCGCCGCCGCTACGGCGCGCAGCTGCCCCTCACGGGCAAGGACCTCAAGGTCTTCCGCCTCGTCCGCGGCTTCGCGGCGGCGGTGACCGTGGTGCTCATCGGCTGGGCGGTGACGCTCGTCTCGATGATGGGGGACTTCCACCTGCTCGGCGGCGCGATGGACTGGGCGGTGTATCTGCTCCAGATCGTCGGCACGATCGCCTTCATCGGCATGGTCGCCGTGGCGGCGTGGAACCTGCTGCTCGTCTGGACGGGGCGTCGCGGCTGGTTCTCGAAGCTGTGGAGCATCCTCGTGCTTCTCGCCGCGCTCGTGATCCTCTGGGCCGCGTTCGCCTTCCATCTCATCAGCTTCGGAGTCCAGTTCTGA
- a CDS encoding dipeptide epimerase codes for MPVLEKLSLDVAVEALPLAKPFRISGHVFTESSVVVVTLSDGVYTGRGEASGVYYLGDDVGAMRAAIEAARPEIERGIDRARLLEVMPAGGGRNAVDCALWELEAKRTGRSIWDIAGLEAPRALLTTFTLGADDPAVMAETATGAYAQARALKLKLTGDLALDIARVRAVRAARPDCWMGVDANQGFGIADLPTLVEVLVETDVKLLEQPLRRGAEADLDGFECPIPIAADESALTLADVPGLVGRFDVVNIKLDKCGGLTEGLAMAAKARELGLDVMVGNMVGSSLAMAPAFVLGQLCDVVDLDGPIFLAADRRPGVVYKDGKVWCPDDVWGLAA; via the coding sequence ATGCCGGTTCTTGAAAAGCTTTCGCTGGATGTTGCGGTCGAGGCCCTGCCTCTGGCGAAACCGTTCAGGATTTCGGGACACGTCTTCACCGAGTCCTCCGTGGTCGTCGTCACGCTTTCCGACGGCGTCTACACGGGGCGCGGCGAGGCCTCCGGCGTCTACTACCTCGGCGACGATGTCGGCGCGATGCGCGCCGCCATCGAAGCCGCCCGTCCGGAGATCGAGCGCGGCATCGACCGCGCTCGTCTTCTGGAGGTGATGCCCGCGGGCGGCGGGCGCAACGCCGTCGACTGCGCGCTGTGGGAGCTCGAGGCGAAGCGCACCGGCCGCAGCATCTGGGACATCGCCGGGCTGGAGGCGCCGCGCGCGCTGCTCACCACCTTCACGCTCGGCGCCGACGACCCGGCCGTGATGGCCGAGACGGCGACGGGCGCCTACGCGCAGGCGCGCGCGCTGAAGCTCAAGCTCACCGGCGACCTCGCGCTCGACATCGCGCGCGTCCGCGCCGTCCGTGCCGCACGGCCGGACTGCTGGATGGGCGTCGACGCCAACCAGGGCTTCGGCATCGCCGACCTTCCCACGCTCGTCGAAGTGCTCGTCGAGACGGACGTCAAGCTGCTCGAACAGCCGCTGCGGCGCGGCGCGGAAGCGGATCTCGACGGCTTCGAATGCCCGATCCCGATCGCGGCGGACGAGAGCGCGCTGACGCTCGCCGACGTCCCCGGCCTCGTCGGGCGGTTCGACGTCGTCAACATCAAGCTCGACAAGTGCGGCGGGCTCACCGAGGGCCTCGCCATGGCGGCGAAGGCGCGCGAGCTCGGCCTCGACGTGATGGTCGGCAACATGGTCGGCAGCAGCCTCGCGATGGCGCCCGCCTTCGTGCTCGGCCAGCTCTGCGACGTCGTCGATCTCGACGGCCCGATCTTCCTCGCGGCGGACCGCCGGCCGGGCGTCGTCTACAAGGACGGCAAGGTCTGGTGCCCCGACGACGTCTGGGGCCTCGCCGCCTGA
- a CDS encoding metal-dependent hydrolase family protein, with product MKIVLPALLAAAAIAPATAAPADDAATYVQAGRLLADPGTGRVETEKTIVVRGGRVAEIRDGYVGEGKVVDLRDAFVMPGFIDSHVHITGESNPNERSDALTKSATDSAFDGVVYAGRTLRAGFTTVIDLGGEPEAIYGLRNAIAAGKVEGPRIIAAGGVAAHGGHGDIHGYRQEILDLYRSPTLCSGADDCARAVRQAVQSGADVIKTASTGGVMSNTAAGLGQQMSDAELASLVETAHRLGRKVAAHAHGTDGVNAALRAGVDSVEHGTYLDAESIRLFKAKGSYLVPTLLAGDTVKQRAETAEWMPAPVRAKARQVGPLMVDALRRAHKAGVKIAFGTDSGVSAHGDNAREFALMVEAGMTPLEAIRAATVWAADHAGLTNEIGTLAPGKAADIVAVKGDPLTNIRALEATAFVMKGGAVAKAPQ from the coding sequence ATGAAAATTGTTCTTCCGGCCCTGCTGGCCGCCGCTGCGATCGCACCGGCGACGGCGGCGCCCGCCGACGATGCGGCCACCTATGTGCAGGCCGGGCGCCTGCTCGCCGATCCCGGCACCGGCCGGGTCGAGACCGAAAAGACCATCGTCGTCCGGGGCGGCCGTGTCGCCGAAATCCGCGACGGCTATGTCGGCGAGGGCAAGGTCGTCGATCTTCGCGACGCCTTCGTCATGCCGGGCTTCATCGACAGCCACGTCCACATCACCGGCGAATCCAACCCGAATGAACGGAGCGACGCGCTCACCAAGTCGGCGACGGATTCGGCGTTCGACGGCGTCGTCTACGCCGGGCGCACGCTGCGCGCCGGGTTCACCACCGTCATCGACCTCGGCGGCGAGCCGGAGGCCATCTACGGCCTCCGCAACGCGATCGCGGCGGGCAAGGTCGAAGGACCGCGCATCATCGCGGCGGGCGGCGTCGCGGCGCATGGCGGCCACGGCGACATCCACGGCTATCGGCAGGAGATTCTCGATCTCTACCGCTCGCCGACGTTGTGCTCGGGCGCGGACGACTGCGCGCGTGCGGTGCGGCAGGCCGTGCAGAGCGGCGCCGACGTCATCAAGACCGCCTCGACGGGCGGCGTGATGTCCAACACCGCCGCCGGGCTCGGCCAGCAGATGAGCGACGCCGAACTCGCCTCGCTCGTCGAGACCGCGCACAGGCTCGGCCGCAAGGTGGCGGCGCACGCGCACGGCACGGACGGCGTCAACGCCGCGCTCCGCGCCGGTGTCGATTCCGTCGAGCACGGCACGTACCTCGACGCGGAATCGATCCGGCTGTTCAAGGCGAAGGGCAGCTATCTCGTGCCGACGCTGCTCGCCGGGGACACGGTGAAGCAGCGCGCCGAGACCGCGGAGTGGATGCCCGCGCCGGTGCGCGCCAAGGCGCGGCAGGTCGGCCCGCTGATGGTCGACGCGCTGCGCCGCGCGCACAAGGCCGGCGTGAAGATCGCGTTCGGCACCGATTCCGGCGTTTCCGCCCACGGCGACAACGCCAGGGAATTCGCGCTGATGGTGGAGGCGGGGATGACCCCGCTGGAGGCCATTCGCGCCGCCACGGTCTGGGCGGCGGACCACGCCGGGCTCACGAACGAGATCGGCACGCTCGCGCCCGGCAAGGCTGCGGACATCGTGGCCGTGAAAGGCGACCCGCTCACCAATATCCGGGCGCTGGAGGCCACGGCCTTCGTGATGAAGGGCGGCGCCGTCGCCAAGGCCCCGCAATGA
- a CDS encoding dipeptidase, producing the protein MAALPGVSRRQLLGGAVAAAAVTGFPMINTGMFRAHAAATKAYSKRAIDLVKQSLVIDMLAPLKIDFRPEYYASPLSEKDAADFRASGITGFHNAVGTGGPEAYSQTLAWIAAWQGFAGRNAHVFSLVGKAEDLDRAKREGKCAVIMGVQNSEHFRKPEDVKMFYEIGQRCSQLTYNAQNLLGSGSTERVDGGVTDFGAAIIEAMNKVGMLVDVSHCGDRTTLDAIAISPRPIAITHSNCRALVDHPRVKTDEAIKALGAKGGVMGITGVRMFVSEKEPTTISNMVDHIDHVVKLIGVDHVGIGSDADLNGYDDMPADQYKMLKAGYKESYAFRDKIDTDGFDHPMKTYDLAEELIRRKYSNENITAILGGNFRRLLGATWA; encoded by the coding sequence ATGGCTGCATTGCCCGGGGTTTCGCGGCGACAGCTGCTCGGCGGTGCGGTGGCGGCAGCGGCCGTGACCGGTTTTCCGATGATCAACACGGGCATGTTCCGCGCGCACGCCGCGGCGACGAAGGCCTATTCGAAGCGGGCCATCGATCTCGTCAAGCAGTCGCTCGTCATCGACATGCTCGCGCCGCTCAAGATTGATTTCCGGCCCGAATATTACGCGAGCCCGCTCAGCGAGAAGGACGCCGCCGATTTCCGCGCGAGCGGCATCACCGGCTTCCACAACGCGGTCGGCACGGGCGGTCCGGAGGCCTATTCGCAAACGCTGGCGTGGATCGCCGCATGGCAGGGCTTCGCCGGGCGCAACGCCCACGTGTTCTCGCTCGTCGGCAAGGCCGAGGACCTCGACCGCGCCAAGCGCGAGGGCAAGTGCGCCGTCATCATGGGCGTCCAGAACTCCGAGCACTTCCGCAAGCCGGAAGACGTGAAGATGTTCTACGAGATCGGCCAGCGCTGCTCGCAGCTCACCTACAATGCCCAGAACCTGCTCGGCTCCGGCAGCACCGAGCGCGTCGACGGCGGCGTCACCGATTTCGGCGCCGCGATCATCGAGGCGATGAACAAGGTCGGTATGCTGGTCGACGTGTCGCACTGCGGCGACCGCACCACGCTCGACGCCATCGCCATCTCGCCGAGGCCGATCGCGATCACGCACAGCAATTGCCGCGCGCTCGTCGATCACCCGCGCGTCAAGACCGACGAGGCGATCAAGGCGCTCGGCGCCAAGGGCGGCGTGATGGGCATCACCGGCGTCCGCATGTTCGTGAGCGAGAAGGAGCCGACGACGATCAGCAACATGGTCGATCACATCGACCATGTCGTGAAGCTGATCGGCGTCGATCACGTCGGCATCGGTTCGGACGCCGATCTCAACGGCTACGACGACATGCCCGCCGATCAGTACAAGATGCTGAAGGCCGGCTACAAGGAGAGCTACGCGTTCCGCGACAAGATCGACACGGACGGCTTCGATCACCCGATGAAGACCTACGACCTCGCCGAGGAACTCATTCGCCGCAAATATTCGAACGAGAACATCACCGCCATCCTCGGAGGGAATTTCAGGCGGTTGCTGGGGGCGACCTGGGCATGA
- a CDS encoding DUF1611 domain-containing protein: MHMSSFPGNARLRLPTPYLLFLGDVVESGYAKTAFGLRDWAGEKCVGEYRLAAGTVTAGLPVLTPSEAYARGARSLVIGVAPGGGGIAASWVPALLEALEAGLDIVSGMHVRLGEVPELAAAAQKHGRCLIDVRVPPAGLPVGTGRKRTGKRLLTVGTDCALGKKYTALSLAAAFAERGLDVDFRATGQTGIMIAGGGIPMDAVVSDFEAGAAEVLSPDAAADHWDVIEGQGSLFHPAYAAVSLGLLHGSQPDVIVVCHQPGRAEILGAPGYAIPSLEETIALNLLLGRRTNPQVRCGGLAFNTGGMDAAEAEALMAAESKRLGLPVADPIRGGKTFQILVENCIG, from the coding sequence ATGCACATGTCGTCTTTCCCCGGAAACGCCCGGTTGCGGCTTCCAACCCCCTATCTTTTATTTTTGGGAGATGTTGTTGAGAGTGGTTACGCGAAGACGGCGTTTGGTTTGCGGGATTGGGCTGGCGAGAAGTGCGTTGGGGAGTACCGTCTTGCGGCGGGGACGGTGACGGCGGGTCTTCCTGTGCTGACGCCTTCGGAAGCGTATGCGCGGGGTGCGCGTTCGCTGGTGATCGGTGTTGCGCCGGGCGGCGGCGGCATTGCGGCGTCGTGGGTGCCTGCGCTGCTTGAGGCGCTGGAGGCGGGTCTCGACATCGTCAGCGGGATGCACGTGCGGCTCGGCGAGGTTCCGGAGCTTGCCGCGGCGGCGCAGAAGCATGGCCGCTGCCTGATCGACGTCCGCGTGCCGCCTGCGGGTCTTCCGGTGGGGACGGGGCGCAAGCGGACGGGCAAGCGCCTGCTGACGGTGGGGACGGACTGCGCGCTCGGCAAGAAGTACACGGCGCTGTCGCTGGCGGCGGCGTTCGCCGAGCGGGGCCTCGACGTGGATTTCCGTGCGACGGGCCAGACCGGGATCATGATCGCGGGCGGGGGCATTCCGATGGACGCGGTGGTGTCGGACTTCGAGGCGGGTGCGGCCGAGGTGCTGAGCCCGGACGCGGCGGCGGACCACTGGGACGTGATCGAGGGGCAGGGCTCGCTGTTCCACCCGGCCTATGCGGCGGTGTCGCTGGGCCTTCTGCACGGCAGCCAGCCGGACGTGATCGTGGTGTGCCACCAGCCGGGGCGGGCGGAGATCCTCGGTGCGCCGGGCTATGCGATCCCGAGCCTCGAGGAGACGATCGCGCTCAACCTCCTGCTCGGGCGGCGGACCAACCCGCAGGTCCGCTGCGGCGGCCTTGCGTTCAACACGGGCGGCATGGACGCGGCCGAAGCCGAGGCGCTGATGGCAGCGGAGAGCAAACGCCTCGGCCTTCCCGTCGCCGACCCCATCCGGGGCGGAAAAACCTTCCAAATCCTCGTCGAGAATTGCATAGGGTGA
- a CDS encoding dipeptidase: MKRVLASVLLAAAFPAHAETLHQRTLTLDTHLDTPMHFARPGWSFGDRHSYDTDLVQVDLGRMDAGDLDGGFFVIYTEQGPVTPEGFAKAKAFALGRADLIRATLAKFPDRIRLISTAADAKRMDAEGKRFGWLSIENSYPLGEDLSLLEDFYRLGVRMAGPVHSKNNQFADSATDTPKWNGLSPLGRQWVAEANRLGIVIDASHSSDAAFDQMLALSKTPLVLSHSGSKTIWDNPRNLDDARIRKLAEAGGVICVTTVFLATMNFTPERNALFAQLERIGTMTPEEQAELTRETRALDAVQPIQNTDFEAFMKSLLHVIEVAGVDHVGIGADWDGGGGVKGLEDIGGLPKVTERLRAEGFSDADIEKIWSGNVLRLLRLAEEHAAR, from the coding sequence ATGAAGCGCGTTCTTGCCTCTGTCCTGCTCGCCGCGGCGTTTCCGGCGCACGCCGAAACGCTGCACCAGCGCACGCTGACGCTCGACACGCACCTCGACACGCCGATGCACTTCGCGCGTCCGGGCTGGAGCTTCGGCGACAGGCACAGCTACGACACCGATCTCGTGCAGGTCGATCTCGGCCGCATGGACGCGGGCGACCTCGATGGCGGCTTCTTCGTCATCTACACCGAGCAGGGGCCGGTGACGCCGGAAGGCTTCGCAAAGGCGAAGGCGTTCGCGCTCGGCCGCGCCGATCTCATCCGCGCGACGCTGGCGAAGTTCCCGGACCGTATCCGGCTCATCTCCACGGCCGCCGACGCGAAGCGGATGGACGCCGAGGGCAAGCGCTTCGGCTGGCTCAGCATCGAGAATTCCTATCCGCTCGGCGAGGACCTGTCGCTGCTGGAGGACTTCTACAGGCTCGGCGTGCGCATGGCGGGGCCGGTGCACAGCAAGAACAACCAGTTCGCCGATTCCGCGACCGACACCCCGAAATGGAACGGTCTCAGCCCGCTCGGGCGGCAATGGGTGGCGGAGGCGAACCGGCTCGGCATCGTCATCGACGCGAGCCATTCCTCCGACGCCGCGTTCGACCAGATGCTGGCGCTGTCGAAGACGCCGCTGGTCCTGTCGCATTCGGGTTCGAAGACGATATGGGACAATCCGCGCAACCTCGACGACGCGCGCATCCGCAAGCTCGCCGAGGCGGGCGGCGTGATCTGCGTGACCACCGTGTTCCTCGCCACGATGAACTTCACGCCCGAACGCAACGCGCTGTTCGCGCAGCTCGAACGGATCGGCACGATGACGCCGGAGGAGCAGGCGGAGCTGACGCGCGAGACGCGCGCGCTCGATGCCGTGCAGCCCATCCAGAACACGGATTTCGAAGCCTTCATGAAAAGCCTGCTCCACGTCATCGAGGTGGCGGGCGTCGATCATGTCGGCATCGGTGCGGACTGGGACGGCGGCGGCGGCGTCAAGGGCCTCGAGGATATCGGCGGCCTGCCGAAAGTCACCGAGCGCCTGCGCGCCGAAGGCTTCTCGGACGCGGACATCGAGAAGATCTGGAGTGGCAACGTGCTGCGGCTCCTGCGTCTCGCCGAGGAACACGCCGCGCGCTAG
- a CDS encoding DUF938 domain-containing protein has translation MSALPDGRRFAPAAARNRGPILDVLGPLLPESGLVLEVASGTGEHVVHFARARPGLVWQPSDPSPEARESVAAWLAAEGLENVRAPLDLDAAAETWPALRFDAAVCINMLHISPWAATEGLMRGTGACLAPGGLLYIYGPFRRADAPTAPSNEAFDADLKARDSRWGLRMLEDVRAEAEANGLGFEGVADMPANNLSLIFRKR, from the coding sequence ATGTCCGCATTGCCTGACGGCCGCCGCTTCGCTCCCGCCGCCGCGCGCAACCGCGGCCCGATCCTGGACGTGCTGGGGCCGTTGCTGCCGGAGTCGGGGCTGGTCCTCGAAGTCGCGAGCGGGACGGGCGAGCACGTCGTGCATTTCGCGCGGGCGCGGCCCGGTCTCGTCTGGCAGCCGTCCGACCCCTCGCCCGAGGCGCGCGAATCCGTCGCGGCGTGGCTTGCGGCGGAGGGGCTGGAAAACGTGCGCGCGCCGCTCGATCTCGATGCGGCGGCGGAGACATGGCCCGCCCTGCGCTTCGACGCGGCGGTCTGCATCAACATGCTGCACATCAGCCCGTGGGCGGCCACGGAGGGTCTGATGCGGGGCACGGGCGCGTGCCTTGCCCCCGGCGGCCTCCTCTACATCTACGGGCCGTTCCGCCGCGCCGATGCGCCGACCGCTCCGAGCAACGAGGCGTTCGACGCCGACCTCAAGGCCCGGGATTCGCGCTGGGGCCTCAGGATGCTGGAGGATGTGCGGGCCGAGGCCGAAGCGAACGGCCTCGGCTTCGAAGGCGTTGCGGACATGCCCGCGAACAACCTCTCGCTGATCTTCCGCAAGCGCTGA
- the rplI gene encoding 50S ribosomal protein L9 has protein sequence MDIILLERVENLGGIGDVVSVKPGYARNFLLPRGKALRANEANKAKFEANRERIEKENAEKRSGAEKDAKTLDGAKIVLIRAASDAGHLYGSVAARDIAEALSEANKVTVHKNQVVLNTPIKALGLHKVRIALHPEVSIEIEANVARSTDEADLQAQGVDVLADMFEKDVSGFTEERDPTLEPGEIAPAEAAATTDGEANA, from the coding sequence ATGGACATCATCCTGCTCGAGCGCGTCGAGAACCTCGGCGGCATCGGCGACGTGGTTTCGGTGAAGCCCGGCTACGCCCGCAACTTCCTGCTGCCGCGCGGCAAGGCGCTGCGCGCCAACGAGGCCAACAAGGCCAAGTTCGAGGCGAACCGCGAGCGCATCGAGAAGGAAAACGCCGAGAAGCGCTCCGGCGCCGAAAAGGACGCGAAGACGCTGGACGGCGCCAAGATCGTGCTGATCCGCGCGGCGTCGGACGCCGGCCACCTCTACGGCTCGGTCGCGGCCCGCGACATCGCCGAGGCGCTCAGCGAGGCGAACAAGGTCACGGTTCACAAGAACCAGGTGGTGCTGAACACGCCGATCAAGGCGCTCGGCCTTCACAAGGTCCGCATCGCGCTGCACCCGGAAGTCAGCATCGAGATCGAGGCGAACGTCGCCCGCTCGACCGACGAGGCCGATCTGCAGGCGCAGGGCGTCGACGTGCTCGCCGACATGTTCGAGAAGGACGTGAGCGGCTTCACCGAAGAGCGCGACCCGACGCTCGAGCCGGGCGAGATCGCTCCGGCCGAGGCCGCAGCCACGACGGACGGCGAAGCGAACGCCTGA
- the rpsR gene encoding 30S ribosomal protein S18, with protein MARPFFRRRKTCPFSRADAPKIDYKDVRLLQGFVSERGKIVPSRITAVSAKKQRELAKAIKRARHLGLLPFLVR; from the coding sequence ATGGCACGCCCGTTTTTCCGCCGCCGCAAGACCTGCCCGTTCAGCCGGGCCGACGCGCCGAAGATCGACTACAAGGACGTGCGCCTGTTGCAGGGCTTCGTCTCCGAGCGCGGCAAGATCGTGCCGAGCCGCATCACCGCGGTTTCGGCCAAGAAGCAGCGTGAGCTGGCCAAGGCGATCAAGCGCGCCCGCCACCTCGGCCTGCTGCCGTTCCTCGTTCGCTAA
- the rpsF gene encoding 30S ribosomal protein S6 produces MPFYEHVFLARQDLSTAQVDGLAETFTKIIEDGEGKVAKTEYWGLKSLAYRIKKNRKAHYVLLNIEAPAPALHELERNIAINEDVIRYQTIRVDALEKEPSAMMRKSDRGDRDSRGPRGDRGDRGGDRDRGPRREREGE; encoded by the coding sequence ATGCCCTTCTACGAGCATGTTTTCCTGGCGCGCCAGGACCTGTCCACCGCGCAGGTGGACGGCCTTGCCGAAACGTTCACGAAGATCATCGAGGACGGCGAGGGCAAGGTTGCCAAGACCGAATACTGGGGCCTGAAGAGCCTCGCCTACCGCATCAAGAAGAATCGCAAGGCGCACTACGTGCTGCTCAACATCGAGGCCCCGGCCCCGGCGCTGCACGAGCTGGAGCGCAACATCGCGATCAACGAGGACGTGATCCGCTACCAGACGATCCGCGTCGACGCGCTCGAGAAGGAGCCCTCGGCGATGATGCGCAAGAGCGATCGCGGCGACCGCGACTCGCGCGGCCCGCGTGGCGATCGCGGAGACCGCGGCGGCGATCGTGACCGCGGCCCGCGCCGCGAGCGTGAAGGAGAATAA
- a CDS encoding tetratricopeptide repeat protein, with protein sequence MTFVSRLTMAAALALAVPAALSAPAVAQALSASVGKPLQEASNLAKAGNLAAATARVNAARSAASTATERRKVAEMAAFVHTKAGRWAAAAQELESIGAPASQLAPLYYRAGQLDKAVALGKKTGGVQGQTIVAQSYFRQGNFKGASEVYQNLIKQHGAREGWLQSLANAQYKMDDKKGYLATTERLIKIDPSPARWRALLVDMKGAQMPREAKLALFELMEQTGNITKPEDYQEYAKLAIVANQPALAKRVLEGGMKSGAIAPTDTMNVKLLEAAAKRAATAAAGVSKLPKDGAGQLQAGHVAFGAGDYAKAASLYGAAAKAGGATADQAKILAGISQLRSGNRSAASATFKSIPEAGGYGGVAGLWSLYTSTSAA encoded by the coding sequence ATGACGTTTGTTTCCCGCTTGACGATGGCTGCCGCGCTGGCGCTCGCGGTTCCCGCAGCCCTTTCGGCTCCGGCCGTGGCGCAGGCGCTCTCCGCGAGCGTCGGCAAGCCGCTGCAGGAAGCCTCGAACCTCGCGAAGGCCGGCAATCTCGCCGCCGCGACGGCGCGCGTGAACGCCGCCCGCAGCGCCGCCAGCACTGCGACGGAACGCCGCAAGGTCGCCGAAATGGCCGCCTTCGTGCACACGAAGGCCGGCCGCTGGGCCGCCGCCGCGCAGGAGCTGGAGAGCATCGGCGCGCCCGCCTCGCAGCTCGCACCGCTCTATTACCGCGCCGGACAGCTCGACAAGGCGGTCGCGCTCGGCAAGAAGACGGGCGGCGTGCAGGGCCAGACCATCGTCGCGCAGTCCTACTTCCGGCAGGGCAACTTCAAGGGCGCGAGCGAGGTCTACCAGAACCTCATCAAGCAGCACGGCGCCCGCGAGGGCTGGCTGCAGAGCCTCGCCAACGCCCAGTACAAGATGGACGACAAGAAGGGCTATCTCGCCACCACCGAGCGGCTCATCAAGATCGACCCGTCGCCGGCGCGCTGGCGCGCGCTGCTCGTCGACATGAAGGGCGCCCAGATGCCGCGCGAGGCGAAGCTCGCGCTCTTCGAGCTGATGGAGCAGACGGGCAACATCACGAAGCCCGAGGACTATCAGGAGTATGCGAAGCTCGCGATCGTCGCGAACCAGCCGGCGCTCGCCAAGCGCGTGCTCGAAGGCGGCATGAAGTCGGGCGCGATCGCGCCGACGGACACGATGAACGTCAAGCTGCTCGAAGCCGCTGCCAAGCGCGCGGCGACCGCGGCGGCGGGCGTCTCCAAGCTGCCGAAGGACGGCGCGGGTCAGCTCCAGGCCGGCCATGTCGCCTTCGGCGCCGGCGACTATGCGAAGGCCGCCTCGCTCTACGGCGCGGCTGCCAAGGCGGGCGGCGCCACGGCGGACCAGGCCAAGATACTGGCGGGCATCAGCCAGCTGCGCTCGGGCAACCGTTCGGCGGCATCGGCGACGTTCAAGAGCATTCCGGAGGCGGGCGGCTACGGCGGCGTCGCCGGGCTCTGGTCGCTCTACACCTCGACCAGCGCCGCCTAA